The sequence below is a genomic window from Leptotrichia sp. oral taxon 215 str. W9775.
CCGAATTGAAAATAATTCATAACATTGAAGAAATAGAAAAAATGTATAAAGAATTTAAGTTGATAAGGAGATCAGATTATGTCTGAGAAAAATGAAAACCTAAGAAGCAATCTTGCTAATTTTATAAAAAAAGCTAAAGAAGATAAAATTGTCAGCTACGAAGAAATTAATTCAATTCTATCAGATGATTTTTCTGTTGAAAAAACAGAAAAATTAATAAAAAAATTGATAGATGTCGGAGTTCAAATAGTAGATACATTAAAAGATAAGCAGGATTTAATAGAAAGTGCAGAACTGCTTGAAGAAATGGAAAATGGAGAAATCGATGTCTCTGAAATGGATATTGATGATGAATTTGTTGAAAGTGAAATAGATGAATCAGAAGTAGATAAACTTCTTCAGACAGATTTGTTAAAAATGGCAGAAAGCATGGATGTAGATGAACCTATTAAAATGTATTTGAGGGAAATAGGTCAGATACCTCTGCTTAGTTATGATGAAGAAATAGAGTATGCACAGAGGGTTCTTAAAGGTGACGAGGAAGCAAAACAGAAACTGATAGAGTCAAATTTAAGGCTGGTAGTAAGTATAGCCAAGAAACATACAAATAGAGGGTTGAAAATGCTGGATTTAATTCAGGAAGGTAATATGGGATTAATGAAAGCTGTGGAAAAATTTGAATATGAAAAAGGATTTAAATTTTCTACGTATGCCACATGGTGGATAAGACAGGCTATAACACGTGCAATAGCCGATCAGGGAAGAACTATAAGAATACCGGTACACATGATAGAAACTATAAATAAGATAAAGAAAGAAAGCAGAATCATACTTCAGGAAACAGGTAAGGAACCTACTGCCGAAGAGTTGGCAAAAAAACTTGAAATACCAGTGGATAAAGTGAAAAATATACTGGAAATGAACCAGGATCCCATTTCACTGGAAACTCCTGTTGGAAGTGAAGAAGATAGTGAACTTGGAGATTTTGTTGAAGATGACAAGTTTGCAAATCCTTATGATGCTACAACAAGAGTACTGCTGAAGGAACAGCTTGATGAAGTGTTGAAGACTCTTAATGAAAGAGAAGAAATGGTTCTGAGGTATAGATATGGTCTTGATGACGGTTCACAAAAAACACTTGAAGAAGTTGGAAAAATTTTCAATGTAACAAGGGAACGTATCAGACAGATAGAAGTTAAAGCGTTGAGAAAATTAAGACATCCAAGCAGAAGAAAAAAATTGGAAGACTACAGGAGCTAAGTAATAACTGGCTCCTTTAATAATAAATAGATAAAAAAATAAGGGGAAAAAAATGATTGAAAGAATAGTGGAAGACGTAAGAAAAAATGGAAGTTTCAGTTTTGAAAAGATAATTGAGAATAATAATCTTTCTGATGATGAGTTTTTCGAATTCTTAAAGTTTGTTTATCAGGATAATATTCCAGAAGTCAGAACATCTGTTGATGGTAAAGATTTTATTGTTCTGGAAGATGAAAATTACTATGTTGAAGAAAAGGAAACAATAAAAGCCTATCTTGAAAATGTGAAGGAAAAAAATGAAGAAATGGCAGAAATCAATGAAAAAACTGTAATTACAGATGAAAATAGGAC
It includes:
- the rpoD gene encoding RNA polymerase sigma factor RpoD, whose product is MSEKNENLRSNLANFIKKAKEDKIVSYEEINSILSDDFSVEKTEKLIKKLIDVGVQIVDTLKDKQDLIESAELLEEMENGEIDVSEMDIDDEFVESEIDESEVDKLLQTDLLKMAESMDVDEPIKMYLREIGQIPLLSYDEEIEYAQRVLKGDEEAKQKLIESNLRLVVSIAKKHTNRGLKMLDLIQEGNMGLMKAVEKFEYEKGFKFSTYATWWIRQAITRAIADQGRTIRIPVHMIETINKIKKESRIILQETGKEPTAEELAKKLEIPVDKVKNILEMNQDPISLETPVGSEEDSELGDFVEDDKFANPYDATTRVLLKEQLDEVLKTLNEREEMVLRYRYGLDDGSQKTLEEVGKIFNVTRERIRQIEVKALRKLRHPSRRKKLEDYRS